Proteins encoded within one genomic window of Oscillatoria salina IIICB1:
- a CDS encoding PAS domain S-box protein translates to MLKVTPIPQRYYWLVTALIAAGILFQVKSPLQELTVVPWLFGAIGLLAIALPKKKADLVVEQLKRDRLIVQNLPQLTWIIDADSTGKYFNQRWFDYTGLTEEQSHGIEWQQVIHPEDRQDWQKETEGEFTCRLKQIDGEYGWHLLQIVNLEKEQKLIAATKINQPKQTDLAKKEDESKELSSRNCLLEKEINSQSSQIEECADCAGEKVNIAQLAQEQFFLAALLKSAPIGVAFLDRQIRFVKVNEYLANLNKASPKAHIGKTVWEILPSKLANILDRRHRKILTTGEAVLNLEETNLGEVPAGEERYWLSNYFPVRCQNAEIIGIGVTITEITEYKKVQQALHEQEEKFRSLAENSPDLISRFDRQLRHLYVNPALTKATGRSPKEFIGKTNAEIGFPEQSVRDWQQRIENIFHTGKADFWEFEFTSPAGLRYYQTQTVAEWGKNGEVASVMSICRDVTDYKQIEIALRQSESRFRCIFESNLLAIAFWNTNGTLVEANEAFLQLLDRDRRDLETGKLNWQQLTPPEYQHLDERAIAQMHEKKVCTPFEKEYFRRDGTRVPILFGAALLEESQSEGVCFLLDLSETQRQKAALEKSEEQFRTSIENILDCFGIYSAIRSPEGEIVDFRIEYVNAAACKNNCLSFEEQIGRGLCEILPAHRDSGLFAEYCQVVETRQPLVKESLTYADKYGFRYLERAFDIRIVPFRDGFVATWRDISDRKETEIALEQFQTRFSRLAENLPGVIYRYYQYNDRQKKDKFTYISSGCQDLFELEPQAIAANAELLWSLVHPDDLNAFEESVSAVADTGNSWRHEWRIITPSGQIKWISGLAKATQQSDGGLIWDGLLLDITARKLSEQALSESESKFRRLFESNIIGVIFPDLEGKISDANDAFLAMVGYTKADLEAGNLHWKKMTPPEYQELDRQKVREISTTGICTPYEKEYFRRDGTRIPIFLAGALLKGSSEQTVCFVIDLTQRKQAEAEREILLTREKAARAEAEAANRVKDEFLAVLSHELRTPMNSILGWSKLLQRKQFNKATTAKALETIARNAQIQHRLIEDLLDVSRILRGKLSLNATEVSLTPIIKAAIETIHLAAEAKSIEIITNLEIENDRVKGDSNRLQQIMWNLLSNAVKFTPEGGKIEVRLDEDRRQAKIEVRDTGEGIDPEFLPFLFEYFRQENSSRTRSFGGLGLGLAIVRYLTELHGGKVSVYSAGKNQGATFTVTLPLCEIKQDKFKQQPKKANSVSLAGVRILVVEDEADNRELVSFILEQSGAIIEAVACAKEALANLASSQFDLLISDIAMPEMDGYELIKEIRAGESTAAIPAIALTAYASETEREQILAAGFQVHLSKPVPPRKLVAQIIKLLRQNP, encoded by the coding sequence ATGTTGAAAGTTACTCCGATTCCACAAAGGTATTATTGGCTAGTTACGGCTTTGATTGCTGCGGGAATACTATTTCAGGTAAAATCTCCTTTACAAGAATTAACAGTTGTCCCTTGGTTGTTTGGTGCAATTGGTTTGCTAGCGATCGCCTTACCGAAAAAAAAAGCCGATCTCGTCGTCGAACAACTCAAGCGCGATCGCCTAATCGTGCAAAATCTCCCCCAACTAACCTGGATAATTGACGCCGATAGCACTGGAAAATATTTTAATCAGCGTTGGTTCGATTATACTGGCTTGACAGAGGAGCAAAGTCATGGTATTGAATGGCAACAAGTTATTCATCCAGAAGATCGTCAAGATTGGCAAAAGGAAACTGAAGGAGAATTTACTTGTCGCCTGAAACAAATTGATGGAGAATATGGCTGGCATTTACTGCAAATAGTAAACTTAGAAAAAGAGCAAAAGTTAATCGCAGCAACGAAAATCAACCAGCCAAAACAGACAGATTTAGCGAAAAAAGAAGACGAATCGAAAGAATTATCATCAAGGAATTGTCTCTTAGAAAAAGAGATTAATTCTCAATCAAGTCAAATTGAAGAATGTGCGGATTGTGCAGGAGAAAAGGTAAATATAGCCCAATTAGCTCAAGAGCAATTTTTTTTAGCAGCATTACTAAAAAGCGCGCCCATCGGCGTAGCTTTTCTCGATCGCCAGATTCGTTTTGTTAAAGTTAATGAATATCTAGCTAATTTAAACAAAGCTAGCCCCAAAGCACATATCGGCAAAACAGTTTGGGAGATCCTACCCAGCAAATTAGCGAATATTCTCGATCGGCGCCACCGAAAAATTTTAACGACCGGAGAAGCAGTTTTAAATTTAGAAGAAACTAATTTAGGAGAGGTACCCGCAGGAGAAGAACGGTACTGGTTAAGTAACTATTTCCCCGTACGTTGCCAAAATGCAGAAATAATCGGGATTGGCGTAACAATCACCGAGATTACTGAATACAAAAAAGTCCAACAAGCACTACACGAACAAGAAGAAAAATTCCGTAGTTTAGCAGAAAATTCACCCGATCTAATTTCTCGCTTCGATCGCCAATTACGCCATCTTTATGTGAATCCTGCGCTTACCAAAGCAACGGGAAGATCTCCAAAAGAATTTATTGGTAAAACTAATGCCGAAATAGGCTTTCCCGAACAATCAGTAAGGGATTGGCAACAGCGAATAGAAAATATTTTTCACACGGGAAAAGCTGACTTTTGGGAATTTGAGTTTACCTCACCAGCAGGATTGCGCTACTACCAAACTCAAACAGTAGCAGAATGGGGAAAAAACGGCGAAGTAGCCTCAGTAATGAGTATTTGTCGAGATGTCACCGATTATAAACAAATTGAGATAGCTCTGCGACAAAGTGAATCGCGCTTTCGGTGTATTTTCGAGTCAAACTTACTCGCGATCGCCTTTTGGAATACTAACGGCACGCTCGTCGAAGCCAACGAAGCTTTTTTGCAACTTCTAGATCGCGATCGCCGCGACTTAGAAACAGGAAAACTAAACTGGCAACAATTAACTCCCCCAGAATATCAACACCTCGACGAAAGAGCGATCGCTCAAATGCACGAAAAAAAAGTTTGCACGCCTTTTGAAAAAGAATACTTTCGTCGCGACGGCACTCGCGTCCCCATTCTCTTCGGTGCAGCATTATTAGAAGAGTCTCAAAGCGAAGGAGTTTGCTTTCTCCTCGATCTCAGCGAAACTCAACGTCAAAAAGCCGCACTCGAAAAAAGTGAAGAACAGTTTCGCACCTCAATAGAAAACATTCTCGACTGTTTTGGCATTTACTCAGCCATTCGCTCCCCAGAAGGCGAGATCGTTGATTTTCGCATCGAGTACGTCAATGCCGCAGCTTGCAAAAATAATTGCCTCAGCTTTGAAGAACAAATTGGTCGCGGTTTGTGCGAAATTTTGCCTGCTCATCGCGATAGCGGCTTATTTGCCGAATATTGCCAAGTAGTCGAAACCAGACAACCGTTAGTGAAAGAATCGCTAACTTACGCCGATAAATACGGATTTCGCTATCTCGAAAGAGCCTTCGACATCCGAATTGTACCCTTTAGAGATGGCTTTGTTGCCACTTGGCGCGACATCAGCGATCGCAAAGAAACCGAAATCGCACTCGAACAGTTTCAAACCCGCTTTAGTCGGCTAGCAGAAAATTTACCTGGCGTCATTTATCGCTATTATCAGTACAACGATCGCCAGAAAAAAGACAAATTCACCTATATTAGTTCTGGCTGTCAAGACTTATTTGAACTAGAACCCCAGGCGATCGCAGCTAACGCCGAGTTACTTTGGTCGTTAGTCCATCCTGACGATCTTAATGCCTTTGAAGAATCAGTTTCTGCGGTAGCCGATACAGGCAATTCTTGGCGACACGAATGGCGAATTATTACTCCCTCCGGTCAAATCAAATGGATTAGCGGACTAGCTAAAGCTACTCAGCAATCAGATGGCGGTTTGATTTGGGATGGTTTACTACTCGATATTACTGCTCGTAAGCTTTCCGAACAAGCTTTGAGTGAAAGTGAATCGAAATTTCGGCGTTTATTTGAGTCAAATATTATCGGCGTAATTTTTCCCGATCTTGAAGGGAAAATTTCCGATGCGAACGATGCTTTCTTAGCAATGGTCGGTTATACCAAAGCTGATTTAGAAGCAGGAAATTTGCATTGGAAAAAAATGACTCCACCGGAATATCAAGAATTAGATCGCCAAAAAGTCAGAGAAATTTCTACGACGGGAATTTGTACGCCTTATGAAAAAGAATATTTTCGCCGCGATGGCACTCGCATACCAATTTTCTTAGCAGGTGCTTTGTTAAAGGGATCGAGCGAACAAACTGTTTGTTTTGTCATTGATTTAACCCAACGCAAACAAGCCGAAGCCGAACGCGAGATTCTCTTAACTAGAGAAAAAGCTGCTCGTGCAGAAGCCGAAGCAGCTAACCGAGTTAAAGATGAATTTTTAGCAGTGCTTTCTCACGAATTGAGAACCCCCATGAACTCAATTCTCGGTTGGTCAAAACTATTACAAAGAAAACAATTTAACAAAGCGACAACGGCGAAAGCTTTAGAAACAATTGCCCGGAATGCCCAAATTCAACATCGCTTAATTGAAGACTTGCTCGACGTTTCTCGAATTTTACGCGGCAAACTTTCTCTTAATGCTACTGAAGTATCTTTAACGCCAATTATCAAAGCAGCTATTGAAACTATTCATTTAGCCGCAGAAGCCAAGTCAATTGAAATTATTACCAACTTAGAAATAGAGAACGATCGAGTTAAAGGAGATTCTAACCGACTGCAACAAATAATGTGGAATTTACTTTCTAATGCGGTAAAATTTACACCAGAAGGCGGCAAAATTGAAGTCCGACTTGATGAGGATCGGCGCCAAGCGAAAATTGAAGTTCGAGACACGGGTGAAGGTATCGATCCAGAGTTTTTGCCTTTTCTGTTTGAATACTTCCGTCAAGAAAATAGTAGCCGGACTCGCTCGTTTGGCGGTTTGGGATTAGGTTTGGCGATCGTCCGTTATTTAACTGAGTTACACGGTGGCAAAGTTAGTGTTTATAGTGCCGGAAAAAACCAAGGAGCCACATTTACTGTTACTTTACCTTTATGTGAAATTAAGCAAGATAAATTCAAACAGCAACCCAAGAAAGCTAATTCTGTTTCTTTGGCTGGGGTGAGAATTTTGGTAGTAGAAGATGAAGCTGATAACCGCGAATTAGTTAGCTTTATACTCGAACAGTCAGGAGCAATTATTGAAGCTGTAGCTTGTGCAAAAGAAGCATTAGCAAATCTGGCTTCTTCTCAGTTCGATCTTTTGATTAGCGATATAGCAATGCCAGAAATGGACGGTTACGAGTTAATTAAGGAAATTCGCGCTGGAGAATCAACAGCCGCAATTCCCGCTATTGCTCTCACTGCTTATGCTTCAGAAACTGAGCGAGAACAAATTCTTGCCGCAGGTTTCCAAGTTCATTTAAGTAAACCAGTACCGCCGAGAAAGCTAGTAGCGCAAATTATCAAGCTTTTAAGGCAAAATCCCTAA